A single window of Lentilitoribacter sp. Alg239-R112 DNA harbors:
- the infB gene encoding translation initiation factor IF-2: protein MNDSTDDKKNETGAKKTLTLKGAGLGQGTVRQDIGRGRSKSVVVETRKRRISRPDEEKPTISLKPREKTPPPAAAPVKKEPAPSPMRPKPTVQQGSRLSASEMEARRKALEGSRVREVEDRKRAEEDALRRAEQEKIRAKEVEELARKQAEEDLRLQKEADEKKHAEEIARKKAPVDVVSETPEAGRRNTGKKADAAPANKAAPRGGKPARPEAPKPTRNPRGQDDRRRGKLTLTSALNDDGGRSRSLAATRRRQEKMRRAQMEPVEREKIAREVTLPETITIQELSQRMAERSVDVIKYLMKEGQMMTAGDVIDADMAELIAGEFGHTVKRVSESDIEDKIFDIKDGDDDGELTPRSPVVTIMGHVDHGKTSLLDALRNANVVSGEAGGITQHIGAYQVEQDGQKITFIDTPGHAAFTAMRARGAEVTDIAILVVAADDSVMPQTIESINHAKAAGVPIIVAINKMDKPSADPQKVRTELLQHEVFVESMGGEVLEVEVSALKGTNLDKLLEAIILQSEVLDLKANADRTAEGTVVEAKLDRGRGSVATVLVSKGTLHPGEIIVAGDQWGKVRALVDDKGAHVKEAGPAVPVEVLGLNGPPQAGDRFAVVENEAKAREYAEYRQRLARDKAAARQSGSRGSLEQMMTKLQVTGTSEFPLVVKGDVQGSIEAIIGSLDKISTDEVAARVVHSAAGGITESDVALAEASEAPIIAFNVRASRQARDAAEAAGVEIRYYSIIYDLIDDVKSAMSGLLSPERRETFLGYAEILEVFNITKLGKVAGCRITEGKVERGSGVRLLRDNVVIHEGSLKTLKRFKDEVSEVNSGQECGMAFENYEDIRAKDVIECFRVEHIERSL, encoded by the coding sequence ATGAACGATAGTACAGACGATAAGAAAAATGAAACAGGCGCCAAAAAGACCTTAACGCTAAAGGGCGCAGGGCTTGGCCAGGGAACTGTGCGCCAGGATATAGGGCGTGGACGCTCTAAGTCTGTGGTCGTGGAAACACGGAAGCGTCGTATTTCTCGTCCTGACGAAGAAAAGCCTACAATTTCGTTGAAGCCACGTGAAAAAACACCACCGCCAGCTGCTGCTCCTGTTAAAAAAGAGCCGGCTCCATCGCCAATGCGCCCTAAACCAACTGTGCAGCAAGGTTCGCGCCTTTCTGCGAGCGAGATGGAAGCTAGACGTAAAGCGCTTGAAGGTTCACGTGTTCGAGAAGTTGAAGATCGTAAACGTGCGGAAGAAGACGCTCTTCGTCGTGCTGAGCAAGAAAAAATTCGTGCGAAAGAGGTCGAAGAGCTTGCTCGCAAACAAGCTGAAGAAGATCTAAGGCTACAAAAAGAAGCTGATGAGAAAAAACACGCAGAAGAAATAGCACGCAAAAAAGCACCTGTTGATGTCGTCAGTGAAACACCTGAGGCAGGGCGTCGTAATACCGGCAAAAAAGCGGATGCTGCACCTGCAAATAAAGCTGCGCCGCGTGGTGGTAAGCCGGCACGCCCAGAGGCACCAAAACCGACACGTAACCCACGTGGTCAAGATGATCGTCGTCGCGGCAAGCTGACACTTACTTCAGCCCTTAATGATGATGGCGGGCGTTCTCGTTCACTTGCAGCGACACGTCGTCGTCAGGAAAAAATGCGCCGGGCGCAAATGGAACCGGTCGAGCGTGAAAAAATTGCGCGTGAAGTGACGCTTCCTGAAACCATTACAATCCAAGAATTATCTCAGCGCATGGCTGAACGTTCTGTTGACGTTATCAAGTACCTTATGAAAGAGGGGCAGATGATGACAGCAGGCGATGTGATTGATGCGGATATGGCTGAGTTGATCGCCGGTGAATTTGGCCATACAGTTAAACGTGTGTCAGAGTCAGATATCGAAGATAAAATCTTTGATATAAAAGATGGCGATGATGACGGCGAACTCACACCACGTTCACCTGTTGTTACAATTATGGGTCACGTTGATCATGGTAAGACGTCATTGCTTGATGCATTGCGCAATGCCAATGTTGTTTCTGGTGAGGCTGGTGGTATTACCCAGCACATTGGTGCGTATCAGGTTGAGCAGGATGGTCAGAAAATTACGTTCATTGATACACCGGGTCATGCTGCCTTTACGGCAATGCGTGCACGTGGTGCTGAAGTAACTGATATTGCAATTCTAGTTGTAGCCGCGGATGATAGTGTCATGCCGCAAACGATTGAATCGATCAATCATGCGAAAGCCGCTGGTGTTCCAATCATCGTTGCAATTAACAAGATGGATAAACCGTCCGCTGATCCGCAAAAAGTTAGAACTGAGCTTTTGCAGCACGAAGTATTTGTAGAATCTATGGGTGGTGAGGTGCTTGAAGTCGAAGTATCAGCACTCAAAGGCACAAATCTTGATAAGCTACTCGAAGCAATTATCCTTCAGTCCGAGGTACTTGATCTAAAAGCCAATGCAGACCGCACGGCAGAGGGTACAGTCGTTGAAGCTAAACTAGATCGCGGTCGTGGTTCGGTTGCGACTGTTCTAGTTAGCAAGGGTACATTACATCCAGGCGAAATCATTGTTGCAGGTGATCAATGGGGTAAAGTACGTGCTCTGGTGGATGACAAAGGTGCTCATGTTAAAGAAGCTGGCCCCGCAGTTCCAGTTGAAGTGTTGGGTCTGAATGGTCCGCCACAAGCCGGTGATCGCTTTGCTGTCGTTGAAAATGAAGCAAAGGCACGTGAATATGCAGAATACCGTCAACGTCTGGCGCGTGATAAAGCGGCTGCACGTCAATCAGGTTCTCGTGGTTCACTTGAACAGATGATGACGAAACTTCAAGTTACTGGAACAAGTGAATTCCCGCTTGTTGTCAAAGGCGACGTGCAAGGTTCTATTGAAGCCATCATTGGCTCTCTTGATAAAATTAGCACAGATGAAGTCGCAGCTCGCGTCGTTCATTCTGCCGCAGGCGGTATTACAGAATCTGATGTGGCATTGGCCGAAGCATCTGAGGCGCCGATTATCGCCTTTAACGTTCGTGCAAGCAGACAAGCGCGAGATGCTGCTGAAGCTGCCGGTGTTGAAATCAGATATTACAGCATCATCTATGATCTCATTGATGATGTGAAATCTGCAATGTCTGGTCTCTTGTCACCAGAACGCCGCGAAACATTCCTTGGCTACGCAGAGATATTGGAAGTCTTCAACATCACCAAATTGGGTAAAGTTGCTGGTTGTCGTATCACGGAAGGCAAGGTTGAACGTGGCTCAGGTGTACGTCTCCTTCGTGATAATGTGGTTATCCATGAAGGCAGCTTGAAAACGCTTAAGCGCTTCAAAGATGAAGTATCTGAGGTTAATTCAGGTCAAGAATGTGGTATGGCATTTGAAAACTATGAAGACATCCGTGCAAAAGATGTCATCGAGTGTTTCCGTGTCGAGCACATCGAACGCTCACTTTAA
- a CDS encoding RNA-binding protein yields the protein MDNMNDRMCIVTREKLQAEELVRFVVGPSGELVPDLKQKLPGRGCWVTAKKSIIDQAVNRNVFANALKSKVDVPDNLSTSVDMLLTKSTLGMIGMARKAGQFITGSAKVDTALRNGEAVASFHATDAAEDGIRKLNQARTFYSKMTEEAIMPSFSLFSSDEMSNVLGEGNFIHAAALAGRAGESVLKRAKALADYREIPISEKENQK from the coding sequence ATGGACAATATGAACGATCGCATGTGTATCGTTACCCGAGAAAAGCTACAGGCCGAAGAGCTTGTGCGCTTTGTCGTGGGTCCATCAGGGGAACTTGTTCCTGATTTAAAGCAAAAGTTACCTGGCCGAGGTTGCTGGGTTACTGCAAAAAAGTCTATTATTGATCAGGCAGTAAATAGAAATGTTTTTGCAAACGCATTGAAATCTAAAGTGGATGTGCCGGACAATTTATCGACATCGGTCGATATGTTGCTGACAAAGTCAACTTTAGGTATGATTGGGATGGCCCGTAAAGCAGGCCAGTTTATTACCGGATCAGCAAAAGTTGATACGGCTCTACGCAATGGCGAAGCAGTAGCAAGTTTTCATGCAACTGATGCCGCCGAAGATGGTATACGTAAGTTAAACCAAGCAAGAACATTTTACTCAAAGATGACGGAAGAAGCGATAATGCCTTCTTTTTCGTTGTTCTCGAGCGATGAAATGTCAAATGTGCTTGGCGAAGGAAATTTTATTCATGCGGCAGCCCTTGCAGGACGTGCGGGTGAAAGTGTATTGAAGCGAGCAAAGGCGCTGGCTGATTACAGAGAAATACCTATATCGGAAAAAGAAAACCAAAAATGA
- the nusA gene encoding transcription termination factor NusA, whose product MAVSANRLELLQIADAVAREKAIDREIVIDAMAEAIQKAARSRYGTESNIQVDIDPKTGEIKLTRMLTVVDVVEDYSTEMALMIAQDRDPDAKVGDEVHDPLPPMDFGRIAAQSAKQVIVQKVREAERDRQFEEYKDRVGEIVNGTVKRVEYGNVIIDMGRGEGIIRRDEMIPRENVRYGDRVRAYVHDVRREQRGPQIFLSRTHPQFMVKLFTMEVPEIYDGIIEIRSVARDPGSRAKIAVISNDSSIDPVGACVGMRGSRVQAVVGELQGEKIDIIPWSQSPASFIVNALQPAEVAKVVLDEDAERIEVVVPDDQLSLAIGRRGQNVRLASQLTGWDIDIMTEEEESSRRQKEFTERSELFMKALDVDEMVGQVLASEGFSQVEEVGYVELDELSSIEGFDADTAQELQTRAREYLDRIEGELDAKRKELGVSDEILAIDGITTAMLVALGEDGIKTMEDFAGCAADDLVGWTERKDGETKRFEGLFSSKEVSRDEAEAMVMSARLAAGWITQEELDAMNAAATELEEGEEALLEEDQPAVEVEPTAESVFKD is encoded by the coding sequence ATGGCAGTTAGTGCAAATAGACTTGAACTGTTGCAGATCGCTGACGCAGTTGCGCGGGAAAAAGCTATTGATCGTGAGATCGTTATCGATGCTATGGCCGAAGCAATTCAAAAAGCGGCACGTTCGAGATACGGCACAGAATCCAATATTCAAGTTGATATTGACCCTAAGACTGGTGAAATTAAACTCACACGCATGCTGACGGTTGTTGATGTTGTTGAAGATTATTCTACTGAGATGGCTTTGATGATTGCACAAGATCGCGATCCAGATGCTAAAGTTGGTGATGAAGTGCACGATCCGCTTCCCCCAATGGACTTTGGTCGCATTGCTGCACAATCTGCAAAGCAGGTTATTGTGCAAAAAGTTCGTGAAGCAGAACGCGATCGCCAATTTGAAGAATATAAAGATCGTGTTGGTGAAATCGTCAATGGCACAGTTAAACGTGTTGAATATGGTAATGTGATTATCGATATGGGTCGTGGTGAAGGTATTATTCGTCGTGACGAAATGATTCCTCGTGAAAATGTTCGTTATGGTGATCGCGTTCGTGCTTATGTGCACGATGTGCGCCGCGAGCAACGTGGCCCGCAGATTTTTCTATCTCGTACACACCCCCAATTCATGGTTAAATTGTTTACGATGGAAGTGCCGGAAATTTACGATGGTATTATCGAAATTCGCTCTGTTGCTCGAGACCCAGGTTCACGCGCCAAAATCGCAGTGATTTCAAATGATTCGTCAATTGATCCAGTGGGTGCCTGTGTTGGTATGCGTGGTTCACGTGTGCAGGCTGTTGTTGGCGAGCTGCAAGGCGAGAAAATTGACATTATTCCTTGGTCTCAATCTCCTGCAAGCTTTATCGTGAACGCGCTTCAGCCAGCGGAAGTTGCGAAAGTTGTTTTGGATGAAGATGCAGAGCGTATTGAGGTTGTTGTGCCGGATGATCAGCTTTCACTGGCTATCGGTCGTCGCGGTCAAAATGTACGCCTGGCTTCTCAGCTTACCGGCTGGGATATTGACATCATGACAGAAGAAGAAGAATCTTCTCGTCGTCAGAAAGAGTTCACAGAACGTTCAGAACTCTTCATGAAAGCGCTTGATGTAGACGAAATGGTTGGTCAGGTTCTGGCCTCTGAAGGCTTTAGTCAGGTCGAAGAAGTTGGCTATGTTGAGCTTGATGAACTATCATCTATTGAAGGTTTTGACGCTGATACTGCACAAGAGCTGCAAACCCGTGCACGTGAATATCTCGATCGTATCGAGGGTGAACTTGACGCAAAACGCAAAGAGCTTGGTGTTTCGGATGAAATTCTGGCAATCGACGGTATTACAACGGCGATGCTCGTTGCCCTTGGCGAGGATGGCATCAAAACAATGGAAGATTTTGCTGGCTGTGCCGCAGATGATCTTGTTGGTTGGACTGAACGTAAAGATGGCGAAACAAAACGTTTTGAGGGCCTTTTCTCCAGTAAAGAAGTTTCCCGCGATGAAGCAGAAGCCATGGTTATGTCTGCTCGTTTAGCGGCAGGCTGGATTACGCAAGAAGAGCTTGATGCAATGAATGCAGCTGCGACTGAATTGGAAGAAGGTGAAGAAGCGCTCTTAGAAGAAGATCAACCGGCTGTAGAAGTAGAGCCTACAGCTGAATCAGTCTTTAAAGACTGA
- the rimP gene encoding ribosome maturation factor RimP gives MEQISEIEPRLFVETGLEAKVAEIVEPVIESMGFQLVRIRTTGENGLTLQIMAERPDGTMSVQDCEAVSRAISPVLEVEDPIERAYHLEMSSPGIDRPMVRKGDFVRWAGHILKCETSVMVEGRKRFRGWIGEVDETGFVIERDDPSPDEEAILTIPFSAYAEGKLILTDELIDQALKADKQAKKAQRKADNENGSPNNGTTE, from the coding sequence TTGGAACAAATATCTGAAATTGAGCCACGGCTTTTTGTAGAAACTGGATTAGAAGCTAAAGTTGCCGAGATCGTTGAGCCTGTGATAGAATCTATGGGTTTTCAGCTTGTGCGCATCCGCACCACAGGCGAAAACGGTTTAACGCTACAAATTATGGCTGAGCGCCCCGATGGCACTATGTCGGTACAAGATTGTGAAGCTGTTTCGCGTGCGATTTCGCCTGTGCTTGAGGTGGAAGATCCTATCGAGCGAGCTTATCATTTGGAAATGTCATCCCCCGGGATTGATCGTCCAATGGTTCGTAAAGGTGACTTTGTGCGCTGGGCTGGGCATATTTTAAAGTGCGAAACATCCGTGATGGTTGAAGGTCGCAAACGGTTTCGTGGTTGGATAGGTGAGGTTGATGAAACTGGTTTTGTCATTGAGCGCGATGATCCGTCACCCGATGAAGAGGCAATTTTGACAATACCGTTTTCTGCCTATGCAGAAGGAAAGTTGATCTTGACGGATGAGCTTATTGATCAGGCATTAAAGGCTGACAAGCAGGCAAAAAAGGCCCAGCGGAAAGCTGACAATGAGAATGGTTCACCGAACAACGGTACAACTGAGTAA
- a CDS encoding helix-turn-helix domain-containing protein yields the protein MRYAASIFADRWSFMLLRDVLFKGRRYYGEFLDAGEGISTNILADRLGKLEASGIFTRHRDQIKKSKVYYLPTEKALELIPIFLSIIEWAERHDENTEVPRDFITSYRNDADATILESKKLISLVNEQITKLN from the coding sequence GTGCGGTACGCAGCATCCATCTTTGCTGACCGCTGGAGTTTTATGCTGCTCCGAGATGTACTGTTCAAAGGCAGGCGCTACTACGGCGAGTTTTTGGATGCAGGTGAAGGCATATCAACAAATATTCTTGCTGATAGACTAGGCAAACTGGAAGCTTCGGGAATTTTTACGCGTCACAGAGACCAAATTAAAAAATCGAAGGTCTATTACCTACCAACAGAAAAGGCATTGGAACTTATTCCTATTTTCCTATCAATCATTGAGTGGGCGGAGCGTCATGATGAGAATACAGAAGTGCCAAGGGATTTTATAACATCTTATCGAAATGACGCTGACGCCACTATTTTAGAATCCAAGAAGCTCATTTCGCTCGTAAATGAGCAGATAACTAAACTAAATTAA
- a CDS encoding TfoX/Sxy family protein, with amino-acid sequence MAYNEETADRFRKKLGLMDGVGEKKMMGGICFLHHGNMIGGVSIEKKTGIDKFMFRVGKDNEDEAIARYGAKALSFTGRRMGGLVEKACTECNNDDLDGLISLSMSFVGQLPPKKPKETK; translated from the coding sequence TTGGCATATAATGAAGAAACTGCGGATAGATTTCGTAAAAAATTGGGTCTTATGGATGGTGTCGGCGAGAAAAAAATGATGGGCGGCATATGCTTTCTTCATCATGGCAACATGATCGGCGGCGTATCAATTGAGAAGAAAACTGGTATCGACAAATTTATGTTTCGTGTTGGCAAGGATAACGAAGACGAAGCGATTGCACGGTATGGCGCCAAAGCACTCTCATTTACAGGCCGGCGAATGGGTGGTCTTGTTGAGAAGGCTTGCACGGAGTGCAACAACGATGATCTTGATGGATTGATTTCTCTTTCGATGAGTTTTGTCGGTCAACTTCCACCTAAAAAACCAAAAGAAACGAAGTAA
- a CDS encoding MATE family efflux transporter — MSATFDLTEGSIPNHFKKIAIPAAIGMIFTTLYNVVDVFYAGLLSTDAQAGLAIAFQVFFVLVALGIGLSSAMGALVGNALGAKDNRLAKEIATQGIGYGTIASVFFGILGFFFGADLIAIITEAGAYRDAANNYFLVMLLAAPAFLLTFGANGILQAQGDTVSMERAQIAAFFANLILNPLFIFGIPGFIDGFGFTGLALSTVVSQTGVMTFILYRVWKSDLMKADAPASFTPHFPTYKDITAQALPSSFTMVVMMFSGFVIQFYLKGFGGDAVAAYGVALRVEQLLLLPAFGLTGALLPIAAQNFGAKNYDRVREAFMFCCKVGIVMMLAASGILWLAAELLMGVFSDNSEVQRIGAQYLRVDGFILPVYLVLFAINSLLQAFKKPVWTLIIGIYRQGLAVAAFVYIFVVLLDFGTLGVWLGVATSVITGLLFSIIVTEGIARKQIGGILFSKPKAVAQPS; from the coding sequence ATGTCAGCTACTTTTGATCTCACGGAAGGTTCTATACCGAACCATTTCAAAAAAATCGCCATTCCCGCTGCCATAGGCATGATTTTTACGACACTCTACAATGTTGTTGATGTGTTTTACGCGGGGCTTTTGTCCACCGATGCACAAGCAGGCTTAGCTATAGCCTTTCAGGTCTTTTTTGTGCTGGTTGCTCTTGGAATTGGCCTCAGCTCAGCTATGGGCGCGCTTGTTGGCAACGCACTGGGAGCCAAAGATAACCGTTTGGCCAAAGAAATAGCGACACAAGGCATTGGATATGGCACTATCGCGTCTGTCTTCTTCGGTATTCTTGGCTTTTTCTTTGGTGCAGACCTTATTGCAATTATTACAGAAGCAGGCGCTTATCGTGACGCAGCGAACAATTATTTCCTCGTTATGTTGCTTGCAGCTCCGGCGTTCTTACTCACATTTGGCGCTAATGGTATTTTACAGGCGCAAGGTGATACGGTCTCTATGGAACGTGCACAAATTGCCGCCTTCTTTGCAAATCTTATATTAAATCCATTGTTTATCTTCGGCATTCCAGGTTTTATTGATGGCTTCGGCTTCACCGGACTTGCACTCTCAACCGTGGTCAGCCAAACAGGTGTAATGACATTCATACTCTATCGAGTATGGAAATCTGACCTTATGAAAGCAGATGCTCCTGCAAGTTTTACACCTCACTTTCCAACTTATAAAGACATCACAGCACAAGCGCTGCCATCCAGCTTCACCATGGTTGTCATGATGTTTTCTGGGTTTGTTATTCAATTTTACCTGAAAGGATTTGGTGGAGACGCAGTCGCTGCCTATGGTGTAGCACTACGTGTTGAGCAGCTTTTGCTGCTGCCGGCCTTTGGCCTCACAGGCGCATTATTACCTATTGCCGCACAAAACTTTGGGGCGAAAAACTACGACCGCGTGCGTGAAGCATTTATGTTCTGCTGTAAAGTTGGCATTGTCATGATGCTTGCTGCATCCGGAATTCTCTGGCTCGCTGCTGAACTTTTGATGGGAGTTTTCTCAGATAATTCTGAAGTGCAGAGAATAGGTGCCCAATATCTACGGGTTGATGGTTTTATTCTGCCCGTTTATCTCGTCCTGTTTGCAATAAACTCCTTACTGCAGGCCTTTAAGAAGCCCGTCTGGACATTAATTATCGGTATCTATCGACAGGGGCTAGCGGTCGCTGCCTTTGTCTATATCTTCGTTGTCTTACTAGATTTCGGCACTTTGGGTGTCTGGCTTGGCGTCGCAACTAGTGTGATAACGGGACTGCTATTCTCAATTATTGTAACAGAAGGTATTGCGCGCAAACAAATTGGCGGCATTTTATTTTCAAAACCGAAAGCAGTCGCACAACCCAGCTAG
- a CDS encoding ActS/PrrB/RegB family redox-sensitive histidine kinase: MNLSSTAAEEFSRSRMLRLQTLIRLRWLAVAGQIATILFVAMFLKFPLPVGYCLSLVAISIVLNIYLAQRNPSTRRLTPVSAMLVLGFDVLQLSGLLFMTGGLANPFSILICVPVIISSASLPMSRTLLLGLVTFFSVSVLGFYSLPLPWYEGTQLEIPRVFLFGVWIAIVSTTAFAAFYAYRVSAEANALAGALSATELALQREQHLSAIDGLAAAAAHELGTPLATISVVAKEMQRAIGPDSPFHEDVQLLTSQSERCRDILQRLTTLSAEDEEHMRRLPFSSLIEEVVAPHREFGIELISSIDAKTENEPVSRRNAGILFGLGNLMENAVDFACDEVTIKARYDANIVEIVITDDGPGYSQHMIQQIGEPYMKHRSGSQLDKAGGLGLGLFIAKTLLERSGANLKFNNLKYPETGAQVSIRWPRSELDVF, translated from the coding sequence ATGAATTTGTCATCGACAGCGGCTGAAGAGTTTTCGCGCTCACGTATGTTGCGTTTACAAACACTTATCAGGCTTCGCTGGTTGGCGGTAGCTGGTCAGATTGCAACGATATTGTTCGTGGCGATGTTTTTAAAGTTTCCGCTGCCGGTCGGTTATTGTCTAAGCCTTGTCGCTATTTCTATTGTTTTGAATATTTACTTGGCACAGAGGAACCCTTCTACACGGCGACTAACGCCAGTATCTGCAATGCTTGTACTTGGTTTTGATGTGCTTCAATTATCTGGATTGTTGTTCATGACGGGCGGTTTGGCAAATCCGTTTTCCATTCTTATATGTGTGCCTGTCATAATTTCCTCAGCATCTTTGCCAATGAGCCGCACACTCCTGCTTGGTCTGGTAACTTTTTTTAGTGTGTCCGTGCTTGGCTTCTATTCCTTGCCATTGCCTTGGTACGAAGGCACACAACTTGAAATTCCGCGTGTCTTTCTCTTCGGTGTGTGGATCGCGATTGTTTCAACCACAGCCTTTGCTGCATTTTATGCCTATCGCGTTTCTGCTGAAGCCAATGCACTCGCAGGTGCGCTAAGCGCCACGGAACTGGCGCTTCAACGCGAACAACATCTATCCGCAATTGATGGTTTGGCTGCCGCCGCCGCGCATGAGCTTGGCACCCCTTTGGCGACAATTTCTGTCGTGGCAAAGGAAATGCAGCGTGCAATCGGCCCGGACAGCCCCTTCCATGAAGATGTGCAATTGCTAACCAGCCAGAGTGAACGTTGCCGCGATATTTTGCAGAGATTGACCACTTTGTCAGCTGAAGATGAAGAGCATATGCGACGTTTGCCATTTAGTTCATTGATTGAAGAGGTTGTCGCCCCGCATCGTGAATTCGGTATTGAACTTATCAGCTCAATTGATGCAAAAACTGAAAATGAACCTGTTAGTCGTCGAAATGCTGGTATCCTGTTTGGGCTTGGAAATCTGATGGAGAATGCGGTTGATTTTGCATGTGACGAGGTGACGATAAAAGCCCGGTATGATGCAAATATCGTTGAAATAGTTATTACCGATGATGGTCCAGGCTATAGTCAGCATATGATTCAGCAGATTGGCGAGCCTTATATGAAACATCGTAGTGGCTCTCAGTTAGATAAGGCAGGCGGTTTAGGTCTAGGCTTGTTTATCGCAAAAACACTGCTAGAGCGTTCAGGTGCGAACCTCAAATTCAACAATCTTAAATATCCAGAAACTGGTGCGCAAGTTTCAATCCGTTGGCCCCGATCAGAGCTGGATGTTTTTTAG